The proteins below come from a single Bombyx mori chromosome 19, ASM3026992v2 genomic window:
- the LOC101735585 gene encoding semaphorin-1A isoform X5, with protein sequence MIMFRCALVAALIAVAAAAWQENVRPKVFAQLGVDDTHKFLGNETHTDFFRLLLRDGNYLLVGGRNVVYNLSLTDLTEQRRLIWYSPENDVKMCVVKGKDEESCQNYIRVLVSLGPGRLLVCGTNSFKPFCREYGVQRDSYHMEREKSGQAVCPYDPEHNSTAVYADGELYSGTVADFSGIEPIIYREPLQTEPYDSMTLNAPDFVNSLVHGNFVYFFFRETAVEYINCGKSVFSRVARVCRDDRGGPHRFKQRWTSFLKSRLNCSVAGDFPFYFNEIQSTTELIEGVYGGLNAQLIYGTFTTPPNSISGSAVCAFSMQDIADTFEGTFKEQSAFNSNWLPVNNAKVPEPRPGTCHNDSRQLPDKTLNFIKTHALMDESVPAFFGEPIVIRTSFHYRFTQIAVDPQVKTPGGKAYDVLFIGTDNGKIIKAVNAISYDSNKRAVPIVIEELQAFAAGSPVRALRVARAGRDAARLIAVSDREVLSLRLHRCSSDKISSCSECVALQDPYCAWDKQAGRCRAYSHGVSRWLDENSFYQSVSTGSHTACPHSKDAGAVGGLSSGLYDDARGENKGEVINIVQDKDGKGNSNNNEGPEVLAADPPPAAYSVETLALAVAAGALAALGAGFAAGYICGRRCKKDEDDNMPYPDTEYEYFEQRQNINSRIQAEPKLLQQVEEVTYAEPVLAPQPKPASPRATLRKHPPYHPHHETLFQFQPDAYRRDNFGTLRSHQGDGYRRGNDNGFSTTRSVKKVYL encoded by the exons GAACGTGGTGTACAACCTAAGTCTCACGGACCTGACGGAGCAGCGGAGGCTGATCTGGTACTCACCCGAGAATGACGTCAAGATGTGCGTCGTTAAAGGAAAAGATGAG GAGAGCTGTCAGAACTACATTCGCGTCCTGGTCTCGCTGGGCCCAGGACGGCTATTGGTATGCGGTACGAATAGCTTCAAGCCTTTCTGCAGAGAGTACGGAGTCCAGCGAGACTCGTACCACATGGAGAGGGAGAAGTCTGGACAGGCAGTCTGCCCTTATGACCCTGAACATAATTCTACTGCTGTTTATGCTG ATGGCGAATTATATTCGGGGACAGTTGCGGATTTCAGTGGAATAGAACCAATAATATACCGAGAACCGTTGCAGACCGAACCCTACGACTCGATGACATTGAACg CTCCGGATTTCGTGAATTCACTGGTGCACGGAAATTTCGTTTATTTCTTCTTCAGAGAAACAGCAGTGGAATACATTAACTGCGGCAAG tccgTCTTTTCTAGAGTTGCTAGAGTCTGTCGTGATGATCGAGGAGGTCCGCATAGGTTCAAGCAGCGCTGGACGTCGTTCCTGAAATCAAGACTGAACTGTTCAGTCGCCGGAGACTTCCCATTTTACTTTAACGAGATTC AATCGACGACCGAACTAATTGAGGGCGTTTACGGAGGCTTAAACGCTCAACTAATCTACGGTACATTCACGACTCCGCCTAACAGTATATCCGGGAGTGCGGTCTGTGCGTTCAGCATGCAGGACATAGCCGACACGTTCGAAGGAACTTTCAAGGAACAAAGcgcttttaattcaaattggcTGCCTGTCAACAATGCTAAA GTACCTGAACCACGCCCGGGAACCTGTCATAACGACTCGAGACAACTGCCGGATAAAACATTGAATTTCATAAAAACCCACGCGTTAATGGACGAGTCTGTGCCCGCGTTCTTTGGAGAACCTATCGTTATTAGGACTAGCTTTCA CTACAGATTTACGCAAATCGCAGTAGATCCACAAGTGAAGACTCCGGGCGGGAAAGCGTATGACGTACTGTTTATTGGCACAG ACAatggtaaaataataaaagcggTCAACGCGATTTCGTATGATTCAAACAAACGCGCCGTGCCGATCGTCATTGAGGAGCTACAAGCATTCGCCGCTGGCTCGCCTGTGCGCGCGCTGCGGGTCGCCCGCGCCGGCCGGGACGCCGCCAGACTCATTGCCGTCTCCGATAGAGAAGTACTCAGCTTGAGGCTCCATAGGTGCTCCAGTGATAAGATCAGCTCGTGCTC CGAATGTGTTGCTCTACAAGATCCGTACTGTGCGTGGGACAAACAAGCCGGACGGTGTCGAGCGTACTCGCACGGCGTCAGTCGCTGGCTGGACGAAAACTCCTTCTACCAGAGTGTCAGCACGGGAAGCCATACTGCCTGCCCTCACA GTAAAGACGCAGGTGCAGTGGGTGGTTTAAGTTCGGGTCTTTACGATGACGCAAGAGGAGAAAATAAAGGCGAGGTTATCAATATTGTCCAAGATAAGGATGGGAAGGGAAATAGCAACAACAATGAAG GACCTGAAGTCCTGGCCGCTGATCCACCACCAGCAGCATACTCCGTTGAAACACTTGCATTAGCTGTAGCCGCCGGCGCTCTGGCAGCCCTGGGCGCAGGATTCGCGGCCGGATACATTTGCGGAAGAAGATGCAAGAAGGACGAAGACGACAACATGCCCTATCCCGATACTGAATACGAATATTTCGAACAGCGACAGAACATCAATAG CAGAATCCAAGCCGAACCGAAGCTGCTGCAGCAGGTCGAGGAGGTGACGTACGCCGAGCCCGTGCTGGCGCCGCAGCCGAAGCCGGCGTCCCCCCGCGCTACCTTGCGGAAGCATCCTCCCTACCACCCTCACCACGAGACGCTGTTCCAGTTCCAGCCGGACGCGTACCGCCGCGACAACTTCGGCACCCTCCGCTCTCACCAG GGCGATGGGTACCGGCGCGGCAACGACAACGGCTTCTCGACGACGCGTTCCGTGAAGAAAGTGTATCTCTGA